The Thermodesulfobacteriota bacterium genome contains the following window.
TTAAGTACGAAATGGCACCGAATGAGGCAGGCCCAATTATCGAAGAAGATTTACCCACAAGGCTATAAAGCCCAAAGTACTTAGATACTTCCACTTTAGGTATGAATGTTGCAAAAAGTGCCCTCGATGAAGCCTGAAGAATCCCCAAAAAGAACCCACCTGTGAGGCAGGCTAGGCCAAACTGCCATTTTTCAGAAGAAATAGCGGCAGTTATGGTTATTATAATCCAGGCAACAAGCGAAAGACTGAGAGTCCTTTTATAACCTATCGATTCGATAAACCTTGCAATTATGAAAGCTCCAAGCATGGCAGATAACTGAGTGGAGAGATACAGTTGGACGATCTCAGCTTGTCCAAAGCCGAATGTGAAAGATGCGTATATGCTTGAAAAGACAATAACGGTATTTATTGCGTCTTCATAAAAAAGATAGGCCAAGAGGAAATACTTTAGGTTTCTGTCTTTTAATACCTTTCTTACAAGCTTCAAAAGCTCGTCCAGACCCTTTTTTGCCGCCGACATAACACCCGTTTTTATTGATCTTTCGGGTGGAAGAGTAACAATAAGAGGAATTGAGAATAAAAAGAAAAACGCTCCACAAAAAGGCCAGATAAGGTTCGTAAGCCCCCTCTCGAGCAAAAAAAGGGACATGAGAAGCGAAATAACAGAGCCTAAATAGCCGGCTGCGAATCCGATGGCTGAGATCTTTCCAAACCCATAGTCCTTCTCGATGAATACAATAAAAGAATTGTAAAAGACGAAGGCCATTTCCATCGAAAAGTTCGCCAAAATTACGAGTAAAAAACCTTCAATCAGCATTCCTTTTTTCAAGAGCGAAAAAGAACTTACGGATAAGAAACAAAGAGCCGTAAAAACAAAGAGCATCTTCTTTCTTGCCCCTAGAAGGTCAGCTATTCCACCTGCGTAAGGAGAAAGAAGAGCACAGAAGAACATACTAATGGATATTGCTTTACCCCACAGCGCATCACCCAGGTTATTCTCTGTGCCGACTATA
Protein-coding sequences here:
- a CDS encoding MFS transporter, which gives rise to IVGTENNLGDALWGKAISISMFFCALLSPYAGGIADLLGARKKMLFVFTALCFLSVSSFSLLKKGMLIEGFLLVILANFSMEMAFVFYNSFIVFIEKDYGFGKISAIGFAAGYLGSVISLLMSLFLLERGLTNLIWPFCGAFFFLFSIPLIVTLPPERSIKTGVMSAAKKGLDELLKLVRKVLKDRNLKYFLLAYLFYEDAINTVIVFSSIYASFTFGFGQAEIVQLYLSTQLSAMLGAFIIARFIESIGYKRTLSLSLVAWIIITITAAISSEKWQFGLACLTGGFFLGILQASSRALFATFIPKVEVSKYFGLYSLVGKSSSIIGPASFGAISYLTGSQRIAAIFVSTLFIFGLIVLGKVKEKSC